One segment of Danaus plexippus chromosome 10, MEX_DaPlex, whole genome shotgun sequence DNA contains the following:
- the LOC116766742 gene encoding DNA excision repair protein ERCC-1 isoform X2 produces the protein MGEVEVPTSPKKPKSGEDVVAGTAPKPTATKTHCVLVNQKQRGNPLLKFITSVPWEYDEIVPDYEIGKTIGILFLSLRYHNLNPDYINNRLKELGKKYDLRVLLVQVDLKDPHVALKNLTRICLLTDMTLMLAWSPEESAKIIENYKIYENKPPDRIMEKIENDPHQKIINALSSIKPVNKTDAMTLITKFGTLENIIKATEQRLADCPGFGVTKAKKLHKALHEPFLKRGQMRLQSNDEFSEEICLEDIEKMENEVKK, from the exons ATGG GTGAAGTAGAAGTTCCAACATCACCAAAGAAGCCTAAAAGTGGTGAAGACGTCGTAGCTGGAACAG CACCAAAGCCAACAGCGACCAAAACACATTGCGTTCTAGTAAATCAAAAGCag CGCGGAAATCCTTTGTTGAAATTCATTACAAGTGTCCCATGGGAATATGATGAAATAGTTCCAGATTATGAAATAGGCAAGACTATTGGGATTCTGTTTCTTTCATTGCggtatcataatttaaaccctgactatataaataacagacTTAAAGAATTAGGCAAGAAGTATGACCTCAGAGTTCTTTTAGTTcag GTTGATTTGAAAGACCCACATGTTGCCTTGAAGAATCTAACTAGAATATGCCTTCTGACAGATATGACATTAATGTTAGCGTGGAGTCCGGAGGAATCGgctaaaataatagaaaattataagatatatgaaaataaaccaCCTGATAGAATAATGGagaaaattgaaaatgatCCACATCAAAAG ataataaatgcACTGTCATCAATAAAGCCCGTAAATAAGACTGATGCTATgacattaataacaaaatttggaACATTAGAGAACATCATTAAAGCAACGGAACAGCGATTAGCTGATTGTCCCGGTTTTGGGGTTACTAAAGCTAAAAAGTTGCACAAGGCTCTGCACGAGCCGTTCTTAAAGAGAGGACAAATGAGGCTTCAAAGTAATGATGAGTTTTCAGAAGAAATCTGCTTGGAAGATATTGAGAAAATGGAAAAtgaagtgaaaaaataa
- the LOC116766742 gene encoding DNA excision repair protein ERCC-1 isoform X1: MEIEDGFDDLLGEVEVPTSPKKPKSGEDVVAGTAPKPTATKTHCVLVNQKQRGNPLLKFITSVPWEYDEIVPDYEIGKTIGILFLSLRYHNLNPDYINNRLKELGKKYDLRVLLVQVDLKDPHVALKNLTRICLLTDMTLMLAWSPEESAKIIENYKIYENKPPDRIMEKIENDPHQKIINALSSIKPVNKTDAMTLITKFGTLENIIKATEQRLADCPGFGVTKAKKLHKALHEPFLKRGQMRLQSNDEFSEEICLEDIEKMENEVKK; the protein is encoded by the exons ATGGAAATAGAAGACGGTTTTGATGATCTTCTAGGTGAAGTAGAAGTTCCAACATCACCAAAGAAGCCTAAAAGTGGTGAAGACGTCGTAGCTGGAACAG CACCAAAGCCAACAGCGACCAAAACACATTGCGTTCTAGTAAATCAAAAGCag CGCGGAAATCCTTTGTTGAAATTCATTACAAGTGTCCCATGGGAATATGATGAAATAGTTCCAGATTATGAAATAGGCAAGACTATTGGGATTCTGTTTCTTTCATTGCggtatcataatttaaaccctgactatataaataacagacTTAAAGAATTAGGCAAGAAGTATGACCTCAGAGTTCTTTTAGTTcag GTTGATTTGAAAGACCCACATGTTGCCTTGAAGAATCTAACTAGAATATGCCTTCTGACAGATATGACATTAATGTTAGCGTGGAGTCCGGAGGAATCGgctaaaataatagaaaattataagatatatgaaaataaaccaCCTGATAGAATAATGGagaaaattgaaaatgatCCACATCAAAAG ataataaatgcACTGTCATCAATAAAGCCCGTAAATAAGACTGATGCTATgacattaataacaaaatttggaACATTAGAGAACATCATTAAAGCAACGGAACAGCGATTAGCTGATTGTCCCGGTTTTGGGGTTACTAAAGCTAAAAAGTTGCACAAGGCTCTGCACGAGCCGTTCTTAAAGAGAGGACAAATGAGGCTTCAAAGTAATGATGAGTTTTCAGAAGAAATCTGCTTGGAAGATATTGAGAAAATGGAAAAtgaagtgaaaaaataa